Proteins from a genomic interval of Actinoalloteichus hymeniacidonis:
- a CDS encoding right-handed parallel beta-helix repeat-containing protein, with the protein MSLAQAPAETVVRPGESIQQALDSAGAGAIVRLTEGTYAEHLLIRHSGVTLVGDGAERTVLEPGGDAPAGIPVLTDAKTEVSSGIVVYAEGVTGFTLRSLAIKGFTGAAVYAHTTTDLHIEDVVAEDNALWGIYVRESSGIQVRGCRASGSQYGGVALSFCQRSEALIEDNETFGNAFGIFVDNASFAQVRRNRSHGNAAGVLVLNQVYPGEPEGGSTDNLIMDNELRDNGLSAGVVPDGLGDAGPPISGVGVGLIGAERTTVVGNHIVDHHPSGPSVIGGAVAMASSTEWGGGPVQDNRVLWNRITGNEPLDVDISDNLDKQYFENNLVERTSPETIEGCSTGGVR; encoded by the coding sequence ATGTCCTTAGCTCAAGCCCCTGCTGAGACGGTCGTGAGACCGGGCGAATCCATCCAGCAAGCGCTCGACAGCGCGGGGGCGGGCGCCATCGTCAGACTCACCGAGGGCACCTACGCCGAACATCTGCTCATCAGACACAGCGGCGTGACGCTCGTCGGCGACGGCGCCGAGCGGACCGTCCTGGAACCGGGCGGCGACGCCCCGGCCGGCATCCCGGTGCTCACCGACGCCAAGACCGAGGTCTCCAGCGGCATCGTCGTCTACGCCGAGGGCGTCACCGGCTTCACCCTGCGAAGCCTGGCGATCAAGGGCTTCACCGGCGCGGCCGTCTACGCCCACACCACCACCGACCTGCACATCGAGGACGTCGTCGCCGAGGACAACGCGCTCTGGGGCATCTACGTGCGGGAATCCAGCGGCATCCAGGTGCGCGGCTGCCGCGCCTCCGGCAGCCAGTACGGCGGCGTCGCACTGAGCTTCTGTCAGCGCTCCGAAGCGCTGATCGAGGACAACGAGACCTTCGGCAACGCCTTCGGGATCTTCGTCGACAACGCCTCGTTCGCCCAGGTGCGCCGCAACCGCAGCCATGGCAACGCCGCCGGGGTTCTGGTGCTCAACCAGGTCTACCCGGGTGAGCCCGAGGGCGGCTCCACCGACAACCTCATCATGGACAACGAGCTGCGTGACAACGGGCTGTCCGCCGGAGTCGTGCCGGACGGACTGGGCGACGCGGGCCCGCCGATCTCCGGGGTCGGCGTCGGCCTGATCGGTGCCGAGCGGACCACCGTGGTCGGCAACCACATCGTCGACCACCACCCCAGCGGCCCCTCGGTCATCGGTGGCGCGGTGGCCATGGCCTCCTCCACCGAGTGGGGCGGCGGTCCGGTGCAGGACAACCGGGTGCTGTGGAATCGGATCACCGGCAACGAGCCGCTCGACGTCGACATCAGCGACAACCTGGACAAGCAGTACTTCGAGAACAACCTCGTCGAACGCACGTCCCCGGAGACCATCGAGGGCTGCTCGACCGGAGGTGTCCGATGA
- a CDS encoding 4'-phosphopantetheinyl transferase superfamily protein, whose protein sequence is MTGAAVLLGVDIVERDRLGRMISDLGDAYRKQVVTQTERHRHREPIEAAAAFAIKECLIKAVGGRPDGFRWHDFEQACAEPPGATTLATVEGDDPTALLDEAAAALQAATGIELTTAAPYDVHGASRAAALARLAPGRPAQRVLGAARWGHNDIVIAALAVVWTKKEKGAPGCP, encoded by the coding sequence GTGACTGGGGCGGCGGTCCTGCTGGGTGTGGACATCGTGGAACGGGATCGACTGGGGCGGATGATCTCAGACCTCGGCGATGCCTATCGCAAGCAGGTCGTCACTCAGACGGAGCGACACCGTCACCGAGAGCCCATCGAAGCCGCCGCAGCGTTCGCCATCAAGGAGTGCCTGATCAAAGCCGTGGGAGGACGTCCCGACGGATTTCGTTGGCACGACTTCGAACAAGCCTGCGCCGAACCGCCCGGTGCGACCACCCTGGCCACCGTCGAGGGCGACGACCCCACGGCGCTGCTCGACGAGGCCGCCGCCGCGCTGCAGGCGGCCACCGGCATCGAACTGACCACCGCCGCCCCCTATGACGTGCACGGGGCCAGCCGCGCCGCCGCGCTGGCGCGGCTGGCCCCGGGCCGACCCGCGCAGCGCGTCCTCGGCGCCGCCCGATGGGGCCACAACGACATCGTGATCGCCGCACTGGCCGTGGTGTGGACCAAGAAGGAGAAGGGAGCACCAGGATGTCCTTAG